GAAGAAAGGGGTCGTCGCAAGGCTCAACAGGAAGGAGGGCGACACCGTCGAGGTGGGAGAGGTCATATTCACCCTGACCGTCGAGGGCGAGGAGAAGAAGCTCGAGCAGCGGCCCGCCTCGCTCTCCGTCGTCGGCACCATGCCCGAGACCGAAGAGGTGCTCGCCACCCCCGGCGTGCGCCACCTGGCCAAAAAGCTCGGCGTGGACCTCAACGGCGTGGCCGGCACCGGTCCCGGAGGGCGCATAACCGAGGAGGACGTGCGCGATGCCGCCATGGCCCAGGGCGCGGCGGCCTCCCCGGGCGGCGACCGCGACAGGTACGGCCCCGTCGAGAGGATAAAGCTCAAGGGCGTGCGAAAGAGCATCACCCGAAGGCTCATCCGCTCACAGAAGGTCTCGGCCTTCGTCACGGCCATGGACGAGGCCGACGTCACCGGCCTGTGGAACCTCAAGAACCGCGAAAAGGAGGCGGCCGCGAAGCTGGGCGCACACCTCACCTTCATGCCCTTCTTCATCAAGGCCGTCCAACACGCCCTCAAGGCCCACCCCTTGCTCAACGGCTCGGTCGACGACGAGGGCGAGGAGATCGTGGTGAAAAAGTACTACAACATCGGCATCGCCGTGGACACCGACGAGGGACTCATGGTGCCGGTCGTAAAGGAAGTGGACCGCAAATCCATAGTGGAGCTCGCCGCCGAACTCGGAGAGCTGAGCCGCAAGGCCAGGGAGAGGAAGATAACGCTGGACGAACTCAAGGGCTCCACCTTCACCATCACCAACTACGGCACCTTCGGCGGCCTCTTCGCCACCCCCATCCTCAACCACCC
This genomic window from Deltaproteobacteria bacterium contains:
- a CDS encoding 2-oxo acid dehydrogenase subunit E2, whose product is MPHEFKLPDLGEGITEGEIVRWLVKEGDRVDAHQGVVEVETDKAIVEVPSPKKGVVARLNRKEGDTVEVGEVIFTLTVEGEEKKLEQRPASLSVVGTMPETEEVLATPGVRHLAKKLGVDLNGVAGTGPGGRITEEDVRDAAMAQGAAASPGGDRDRYGPVERIKLKGVRKSITRRLIRSQKVSAFVTAMDEADVTGLWNLKNREKEAAAKLGAHLTFMPFFIKAVQHALKAHPLLNGSVDDEGEEIVVKKYYNIGIAVDTDEGLMVPVVKEVDRKSIVELAAELGELSRKARERKITLDELKGSTFTITNYGTFGGLFATPILNHPDVGILGTGRIRDKPWIHEGEIKIRKILPISLTFDHRVVDGSEASLFMSRIINYLEDPGKLFIESA